A window of the Opitutaceae bacterium genome harbors these coding sequences:
- a CDS encoding energy transducer TonB produces the protein MNAVLSAVNRSELRSWAISGASACGLTLAILFLLVFAHRVQVPVLPTSDGVGIHLETVMDPEDSGAPAGMMTSPEIRTLPPPASPVAITPLTMQNPPVDVSVDLSRMLAWRYGYDDLGGSGFQEGSFGISNFSEVDQSIESLVIPPRLFPDTLIDAGITEGRVVVKLLIDEKGHAEVKTVLSSTHPALVPPVVEAMGRALYSIPIRNGRPTKSIVNRTVVFTADPEHVAKRRSMTKP, from the coding sequence ATGAACGCTGTCCTCTCCGCGGTGAACAGAAGTGAGCTCCGCTCGTGGGCGATATCCGGTGCGTCGGCTTGCGGCCTGACGCTGGCGATTCTCTTTCTGCTCGTCTTCGCCCATCGAGTCCAGGTTCCCGTATTGCCGACTTCCGACGGGGTGGGCATTCACCTGGAGACCGTCATGGATCCCGAGGATTCGGGCGCGCCGGCGGGGATGATGACCTCGCCGGAGATCCGGACGCTTCCTCCACCCGCATCACCCGTCGCGATTACCCCGCTGACGATGCAGAATCCGCCGGTGGATGTGTCGGTCGATCTTTCCCGGATGCTCGCGTGGCGCTACGGTTACGACGACTTGGGTGGCAGCGGATTTCAGGAGGGATCCTTCGGGATTTCGAACTTCTCCGAAGTGGATCAATCGATCGAGAGCCTGGTCATTCCGCCAAGGTTGTTTCCCGACACGCTGATCGATGCGGGAATTACCGAAGGCCGTGTCGTGGTGAAGCTACTGATCGACGAGAAGGGCCACGCGGAGGTGAAGACCGTTCTTTCCTCGACCCATCCCGCCTTGGTCCCGCCGGTGGTCGAGGCCATGGGGCGGGCGCTTTATTCGATTCCGATTCGCAATGGGCGTCCGACAAAATCCATCGTCAATCGGACGGTCGTCTTCACGGCGGATCCCGAGCATGTGGCCAAACGCCGGTCAATGACGAAGCCATGA
- a CDS encoding tetratricopeptide repeat protein, with product MNLRKRLSLLFALVPSLTPVLASQEKSFDYEAWVFPEYSWKEEDFQNRFLGRFGVNGYTEPQMDVENYYFYEGAMALIEDRPAAIGYLRSGMDVLDESGIEASAALHFVLGSLLYDEGDMPSAIEQYALAIRKHPSFLRAYANLGFTLMEAGESEKALPVLLKAVELGANESQIWGLIGRIYTGKELYKSGLTAYRNATVFNPENNAWRFGILQCLIALDRFDEAITMADEVLAFDRRNPANWVNRAGLLIHLERSDEAIVDLQVAHELGGMTFDSCISMAILQFNKGIYEEVAGTLAEAADRARNTDEFDRWLDITEALAHAGQSGRAFDLLPAIARRAVNLEVKLDSSKINRIRVLHDLEIEAYGEALATLESLIDLDPVDGELHLEKARALIGLERPEEAAIAFQIAATFEETAYRANYEYARMEFTRGDISGGLRLLRSAYAINPSEALRSYIRELESHEENP from the coding sequence ATGAACCTGCGCAAGAGACTTTCGCTGCTTTTCGCTCTGGTCCCGTCCCTGACTCCTGTCCTGGCTTCACAGGAAAAGAGCTTCGATTACGAGGCTTGGGTCTTCCCGGAGTACTCCTGGAAAGAAGAGGATTTCCAGAACCGGTTTCTCGGACGGTTCGGGGTCAACGGATACACCGAACCGCAGATGGATGTGGAGAATTACTATTTCTATGAAGGCGCCATGGCTCTGATTGAGGACCGACCCGCGGCCATCGGGTATCTCAGGTCGGGCATGGATGTCCTGGATGAATCCGGGATCGAGGCGAGCGCGGCGCTTCATTTCGTTCTGGGCAGCCTGCTCTATGACGAGGGTGATATGCCGTCGGCGATCGAGCAGTATGCACTTGCGATCCGAAAGCATCCCAGTTTTCTGCGGGCCTATGCCAATCTCGGATTCACCCTGATGGAAGCGGGCGAGAGCGAGAAGGCGCTCCCGGTCCTGCTCAAGGCGGTCGAACTCGGTGCAAACGAATCCCAGATCTGGGGGTTGATCGGTCGCATCTATACGGGCAAGGAACTCTATAAAAGCGGACTGACGGCCTATCGGAATGCGACGGTCTTCAACCCGGAAAACAATGCCTGGCGGTTTGGGATACTGCAGTGCCTGATCGCTCTGGATCGATTCGATGAAGCGATCACGATGGCGGACGAAGTCCTGGCTTTTGATCGACGCAATCCCGCCAACTGGGTGAATCGGGCGGGATTGCTGATCCATCTCGAGCGCTCGGACGAGGCCATCGTGGATCTTCAGGTCGCCCATGAGTTGGGAGGCATGACGTTTGATTCGTGCATCTCGATGGCAATCCTCCAGTTCAACAAGGGCATTTATGAAGAAGTGGCGGGTACTCTGGCCGAAGCCGCGGATCGGGCGAGGAACACCGATGAGTTCGATCGATGGCTGGACATAACCGAGGCCCTGGCCCATGCCGGCCAAAGCGGGCGGGCGTTTGACCTCCTTCCGGCGATTGCGAGGCGTGCGGTGAATCTTGAAGTGAAGCTCGACTCGTCGAAGATCAACCGGATCCGGGTGCTCCACGATCTGGAAATCGAAGCGTACGGTGAGGCCCTCGCGACCCTTGAATCCCTCATTGATCTCGATCCGGTTGACGGCGAACTGCATCTGGAAAAGGCACGGGCGCTGATCGGCCTGGAAAGGCCGGAAGAGGCCGCCATCGCCTTCCAGATTGCCGCCACCTTTGAAGAGACCGCTTATCGTGCGAATTATGAATACGCGCGAATGGAGTTCACTCGCGGGGATATCTCAGGCGGCCTCAGGCTGCTTCGGTCAGCCTACGCCATCAATCCCTCGGAGGCGTTGCGCAGTTATATCCGCGAATTGGAGTCCCATGAGGAGAATCCGTAG